One window of Roseisolibacter agri genomic DNA carries:
- a CDS encoding Ig-like domain-containing protein yields MLRRLLLPALAAASVTLAACGGSDSPGSPITNPPPPAAVATVAITPSTGTVFIGRTMALAASPKDAAGNALSGRTVTWSSSAESVARVDANGVVTGVAAGSATITAASEGKSASTTLLVQAAPPAAVATVSIAAASGNLKVGDTLRLAATTRDESGAVLAGRTVRWTSSAPIVATVDSVSGLVTALRSGAATVTATSEGKTATHALVVTAPVATVSVNASIDTLEAYDMLQLSATLKDAAGNVLTDRTVRWRSSNDAVATVDSLTGVISGVDRGTVTVTATSEGKSGTRQHTIVIRYRSLTTGSEHACDIASGGIAWCWGINGTEGRLGSGAAGAFGSYSSQPVQVAGGLRFNQLSTYGSTTCGVTRAGKLYCWGSNSAFALGAGSSAAQSPTPVAVASGLIFKQVSVGSQHACAVTTDGRLYCWGPNSSGQLGTGNTTWAQTPVASATALTFASVSAGTDYTCGVTPAGEAWCWGANGLGQLGEGNAPSMGNTQSNSPVKVTGGLSFVSISASNQVTCAITTNPAAYCWGRGIDGRLGTGNTGVTSTPSVVAAGTQFRSVATGFTAVCGVDLASAVWCWGMGANGQLGQVVTNQAPTPIRAGGTLKAADVSTANVSGGSGNYSCAIAADRLTTYCWGRNDKGQLGNGTTSDATAVNATPSIVVGQKPLPATR; encoded by the coding sequence ATGCTCCGTCGCCTGCTCCTCCCCGCCCTCGCCGCCGCGTCCGTGACGCTGGCCGCCTGCGGCGGCTCCGACTCCCCCGGCTCGCCCATCACCAACCCGCCGCCGCCGGCCGCCGTGGCCACGGTCGCGATCACGCCGAGCACGGGCACCGTCTTCATCGGCCGCACGATGGCGCTCGCGGCGTCGCCGAAGGACGCCGCCGGCAACGCGCTCTCCGGCCGCACGGTCACCTGGAGCTCGTCGGCCGAGTCGGTGGCGCGGGTGGACGCGAACGGCGTCGTGACCGGCGTCGCCGCGGGCAGCGCCACCATCACCGCCGCCAGCGAGGGCAAGAGCGCCAGCACGACGCTGCTCGTGCAGGCCGCGCCGCCGGCCGCCGTGGCCACGGTGTCTATCGCCGCCGCCAGCGGCAACCTGAAGGTCGGCGACACGCTGCGCCTCGCGGCCACCACGCGCGACGAGAGCGGCGCCGTGCTCGCGGGCCGCACCGTGCGCTGGACGTCGAGCGCGCCGATCGTCGCCACCGTCGACTCGGTCAGCGGCCTCGTGACCGCGCTCCGCAGCGGCGCCGCGACGGTCACCGCCACCAGCGAGGGGAAGACGGCGACGCACGCGCTGGTCGTCACCGCGCCCGTCGCCACGGTCAGCGTCAACGCGTCGATCGACACGCTCGAGGCGTACGACATGCTGCAGCTCTCGGCCACGCTGAAGGACGCCGCGGGCAACGTGCTCACCGACCGCACCGTGCGGTGGAGGAGCAGCAACGACGCGGTCGCGACCGTCGACAGCCTCACGGGCGTCATCAGCGGCGTCGATCGCGGCACCGTCACCGTGACGGCGACGAGCGAGGGGAAGTCGGGGACGCGCCAGCACACGATCGTCATCAGGTACCGCTCGCTCACGACGGGCAGCGAGCACGCCTGCGACATCGCGTCGGGCGGCATCGCGTGGTGCTGGGGCATCAACGGCACCGAGGGGCGCCTCGGCTCGGGCGCGGCGGGCGCGTTCGGCTCGTACAGCAGCCAGCCGGTGCAGGTGGCGGGTGGCCTGCGCTTCAACCAGCTCAGCACCTACGGCAGCACCACGTGCGGCGTGACGCGCGCCGGGAAGCTGTACTGCTGGGGGAGCAACAGCGCCTTCGCGCTGGGCGCGGGCAGCAGCGCGGCGCAGAGCCCCACGCCGGTCGCGGTGGCGAGTGGCCTGATCTTCAAGCAGGTGTCGGTCGGCAGCCAGCACGCGTGCGCCGTGACCACGGACGGGCGCCTGTACTGCTGGGGCCCGAACAGCAGCGGCCAGCTCGGCACCGGCAACACGACGTGGGCGCAGACGCCGGTGGCGTCGGCGACCGCGCTGACGTTCGCCAGCGTGTCGGCGGGCACGGACTACACCTGCGGCGTCACGCCGGCGGGCGAGGCGTGGTGCTGGGGCGCGAACGGCCTCGGGCAGCTCGGTGAGGGCAACGCGCCGTCGATGGGCAACACGCAGAGCAACAGCCCCGTGAAGGTGACGGGCGGCCTCTCGTTCGTCTCCATCTCGGCCAGCAACCAGGTGACGTGCGCCATCACCACCAACCCGGCCGCCTACTGCTGGGGGCGCGGCATCGACGGGCGCCTCGGCACCGGCAACACGGGCGTGACCTCGACGCCGTCGGTGGTCGCCGCGGGGACGCAGTTCCGCAGCGTCGCGACCGGCTTCACCGCGGTGTGCGGCGTCGACCTGGCGAGCGCGGTGTGGTGCTGGGGCATGGGCGCCAACGGGCAGCTCGGCCAGGTCGTGACCAACCAGGCGCCCACGCCGATCCGCGCCGGCGGCACGCTGAAGGCCGCGGACGTCAGCACGGCGAACGTCTCGGGCGGCTCGGGCAACTACAGCTGCGCCATCGCCGCCGACCGCCTCACGACCTACTGCTGGGGGCGGAACGACAAGGGGCAGCTGGGCAACGGCACCACGAGCGACGCGACCGCGGTCAACGCGACCCCGTCGATCGTCGTCGGCCAGAAGCCGCTCCCGGCCACGCGCTGA
- a CDS encoding Ig-like domain-containing protein — protein sequence MLRRPLLPTLAAAALALTACGGSDAPTGTVTPAPAPPPVVSTVASVVVTTALDTLEAYDAVQLRATVRDAQGNALTDRAVRWTSSNPAVATVDAATGVLTGVDRGTVTVTATSEGTSGTASRVVVIRYRSMTAGSMHACDIASGGIVWCWGLNGREGRLGGSTLGETVQSSAPVRLPGEQRYVQISSYSATTCGVTREADVYCWGYNGWGMLGNGTSAPHSYTPVLVSGGLKFRQVSVGSDFVCALTTAGKVHCWGDNGDDNFGTTTPRYSTTPVPGAQGMTFASLTAGSDYACGLTDAGAAFCWGWSGVGNLGDGARPTMGNTSIATPNAVVGGHAFRSLSASSSVTCGVTTAGQGLCWGRGASNRLGTGSTGEFSVPGVVLGGHAFRSIAVGYGATCGIATDASLWCWGSGELGQLGQVVPGTAAQPVRVGGGVTASEVSPANVAGGFGSFTCAVAADRLTSWCWGRNDVGQLGNGTTTAATASNATPSVVVGQKPLP from the coding sequence ATGCTCCGTCGCCCGCTCCTGCCCACCCTCGCCGCCGCGGCGCTCGCGCTGACCGCGTGCGGCGGATCGGACGCGCCCACCGGCACCGTGACGCCCGCGCCCGCGCCGCCGCCGGTCGTCTCCACCGTGGCCTCCGTCGTCGTCACCACCGCGCTCGACACGCTGGAGGCGTACGACGCCGTGCAGCTGCGCGCCACGGTGCGCGACGCGCAGGGCAACGCGCTCACCGACCGCGCGGTGCGCTGGACGAGCAGCAACCCCGCCGTCGCGACCGTCGACGCCGCGACGGGCGTGCTGACCGGCGTCGATCGCGGCACGGTCACCGTCACCGCGACGAGCGAGGGGACGTCCGGCACCGCGTCGCGCGTCGTCGTCATCCGCTACCGCTCGATGACCGCGGGCAGCATGCACGCGTGCGACATCGCGAGCGGCGGCATCGTCTGGTGCTGGGGACTCAACGGGCGCGAGGGCCGGCTCGGCGGCAGCACCCTGGGCGAGACGGTGCAGAGCAGCGCGCCCGTGCGGCTCCCCGGCGAGCAGCGCTACGTGCAGATCAGCAGCTACTCCGCCACGACCTGCGGCGTGACGCGCGAGGCCGACGTCTACTGCTGGGGCTACAACGGCTGGGGGATGCTCGGCAACGGCACGTCGGCCCCGCACAGCTACACGCCGGTGCTCGTCTCGGGCGGGCTGAAGTTCCGGCAGGTGAGCGTCGGCTCGGACTTCGTGTGCGCGCTCACCACCGCCGGCAAGGTGCACTGCTGGGGCGACAACGGTGACGACAACTTCGGCACGACGACCCCGCGCTACAGCACGACGCCGGTCCCCGGCGCGCAGGGGATGACCTTCGCCAGCCTGACCGCGGGCAGCGACTACGCGTGCGGCCTCACCGACGCGGGCGCGGCCTTCTGCTGGGGATGGAGCGGCGTCGGCAACCTGGGCGACGGCGCGCGGCCGACGATGGGCAACACCAGCATCGCGACGCCCAACGCCGTCGTCGGCGGGCACGCCTTCCGCTCGCTCTCCGCGTCGAGCTCCGTGACCTGCGGCGTCACCACCGCCGGCCAGGGGCTGTGCTGGGGCCGCGGCGCGTCGAACCGCCTGGGCACCGGCAGCACGGGCGAGTTCTCGGTGCCGGGCGTGGTGCTCGGCGGCCACGCGTTCCGCAGCATCGCCGTCGGCTACGGCGCGACGTGCGGCATCGCCACCGACGCGTCGCTCTGGTGCTGGGGCTCGGGCGAGCTCGGTCAGCTCGGCCAGGTGGTGCCCGGCACCGCCGCGCAGCCGGTGCGCGTCGGCGGCGGCGTGACGGCCAGCGAGGTGAGCCCCGCGAACGTCGCGGGCGGCTTCGGGAGCTTCACCTGCGCCGTCGCCGCCGACCGCCTCACCAGCTGGTGCTGGGGACGCAACGACGTCGGCCAGCTCGGCAACGGCACCACCACCGCGGCCACCGCGAGCAACGCCACGCCGTCGGTCGTCGTCGGGCAGAAGCCGCTGCCGTGA